One genomic segment of Novisyntrophococcus fermenticellae includes these proteins:
- a CDS encoding epoxyqueuosine reductase QueH, whose translation MANIRNYQRELEKRIEEQRREGKTPSLLLHSCCAPCSSYVLEYLSRYFSITLYYYNPNIYPQAEYTARVQEQERLIREMPVENSVHFLEGSYEPEKFFKLSKGLEQSPEGGRRCLLCYELRLREAAEKACELGCDYFTTTLSISPMKDAHKLNEIGEKLAREYHVAYLNSDFKKKNGYKRSVELSKEYNLYRQNYCGCIYSRQELT comes from the coding sequence ATGGCAAATATAAGAAATTACCAGAGAGAACTGGAAAAACGTATAGAGGAGCAGCGGCGGGAAGGGAAAACCCCTTCTTTGCTGCTGCATAGCTGTTGTGCACCCTGCAGTAGTTATGTACTGGAGTATCTTTCCAGATATTTTTCCATTACATTATATTATTATAACCCAAATATCTACCCGCAGGCGGAGTATACAGCGAGGGTTCAGGAGCAGGAGCGTCTGATACGCGAAATGCCGGTGGAAAATTCCGTACATTTTCTGGAAGGAAGCTATGAACCCGAGAAATTCTTCAAATTATCCAAAGGATTGGAGCAGTCGCCGGAAGGTGGCAGGCGCTGCCTTTTATGCTATGAGCTGCGTCTTCGTGAAGCAGCTGAAAAGGCATGTGAACTGGGTTGTGACTACTTTACTACAACGTTATCAATCAGCCCTATGAAGGATGCCCATAAATTAAATGAAATAGGTGAGAAACTGGCCCGGGAATACCATGTTGCTTATCTGAATTCGGATTTTAAGAAAAAGAATGGGTATAAGCGCTCGGTAGAATTATCAAAGGAATACAATCTGTATCGTCAAAATTATTGTGGCTGCATCTATTCCAGACAGGAATTGACGTAA
- a CDS encoding CDP-alcohol phosphatidyltransferase family protein, with protein MIGFYDYTVILTYISFASSISGVFCAASGHIHWAIFCLAFSGLCDMFDGKIARTKKNRTEDEKRFGIQIDSLCDVVCFGAFPIIICYYLGMRQIYSIAILIFYGLAGIIRLGFFNVMEEKRQDETDEAGKYYRGLPITSMSVALPLLYVCSPLFSAYFIVVLHILVLGIGLLFITDFKFRKPTNKELICLVGIVALAVLQIIFRKVRMHA; from the coding sequence GTGATTGGTTTTTATGATTATACGGTAATACTTACCTATATTAGTTTTGCATCTTCTATCAGTGGAGTTTTTTGTGCAGCATCAGGACATATTCACTGGGCAATTTTCTGTCTGGCATTTTCCGGGCTTTGTGATATGTTCGATGGGAAGATAGCAAGGACAAAGAAAAATCGCACAGAAGATGAAAAGCGTTTCGGCATTCAGATAGATTCCTTGTGCGATGTGGTCTGTTTTGGCGCATTTCCTATCATTATCTGTTATTATCTGGGGATGCGGCAGATCTACAGTATCGCAATTCTGATTTTTTATGGACTTGCCGGTATCATACGACTCGGGTTTTTTAACGTAATGGAAGAAAAAAGGCAGGATGAGACCGATGAAGCCGGAAAGTATTACCGTGGTCTGCCCATAACCTCGATGTCGGTGGCATTGCCGCTGCTATACGTATGCTCGCCGTTGTTTTCTGCATATTTTATAGTTGTATTACATATTCTGGTTTTGGGAATCGGACTCTTATTTATCACAGATTTTAAATTTCGGAAGCCTACAAACAAAGAACTTATATGTCTGGTTGGAATTGTGGCTCTGGCCGTTCTCCAGATTATATTCAGGAAAGTGAGGATGCATGCATGA
- a CDS encoding phosphatidylserine decarboxylase: MKTADREGNIIIENSAQDRFLAYMYGHMLGRILLKPLVSPAVSHFSGKMLSCKASCLFIKPFVRARHIDLSQCREEKFHSFNDFFTRKLQPGARRIESDRDCLISPCDGRVCVYEINDTCSFEIKNTKYTLGSLLKNKKLAHIFKGGYAWVFRLEADDYHRYIYVDQGAKSSNYRIPGIFHTVNPVANDCYPVYKENTREYSLLRSENFGTLLMMEVGAMMVGKIENHHGARSVRRGQEKGNFAFGGSTIILLSMEGRIQPDRDILKNSRHGIETRVLLGEQIARRNR, translated from the coding sequence ATTAAAACTGCTGACCGGGAGGGTAATATCATAATTGAAAATTCTGCACAGGACCGGTTTCTGGCTTATATGTACGGGCATATGCTGGGAAGAATATTATTGAAACCGTTGGTTTCTCCTGCAGTTTCGCACTTCAGCGGAAAGATGCTCTCCTGTAAGGCTTCGTGCTTATTCATAAAACCTTTTGTGAGAGCCAGACATATTGACCTGTCACAATGCAGGGAGGAGAAGTTTCATTCCTTTAATGATTTTTTTACCAGAAAACTACAGCCTGGAGCGCGTAGGATAGAAAGTGATCGGGATTGCCTGATCAGTCCATGCGATGGAAGAGTCTGTGTTTATGAAATCAATGATACCTGTTCTTTTGAAATAAAGAATACCAAATATACATTGGGAAGCCTTTTGAAGAATAAGAAGCTGGCGCATATCTTTAAGGGGGGGTATGCCTGGGTTTTTCGCCTGGAGGCAGATGATTATCATAGGTATATCTATGTGGATCAGGGAGCAAAAAGCAGCAATTACCGGATTCCGGGTATTTTTCATACGGTGAATCCGGTGGCAAATGACTGCTATCCGGTTTATAAAGAAAACACCAGGGAATACTCCCTGCTTCGTTCCGAGAACTTCGGTACGCTGTTGATGATGGAAGTAGGTGCCATGATGGTAGGAAAAATTGAGAACCATCATGGAGCACGTTCTGTGCGGCGCGGGCAGGAAAAAGGAAATTTTGCATTTGGAGGATCTACGATTATTCTCCTTAGCATGGAAGGAAGGATTCAGCCGGACAGGGATATCCTGAAAAATTCCAGACATGGGATTGAGACAAGAGTCTTACTGGGCGAACAGATCGCCAGGAGAAACAGGTGA